CCTACATTAGCGCGGATAGCGTGCTAACCTTTAGCTAGGATGACGAACTAAACAAGAGGGGAAGTGGTCACGATGACTGACATCAACCACGAAGAGCTGGCGGCGGGGGCCAAGGAGACCAACCGGGAGTGGCGGGCCTTCGAGCACCGGCTGCGGACCTTCGTCCACACGATGAAGGTCGAGGGGGACAGCCTCGTCCTTGAGGTGGGGCGAACCGGCGGACTGCATGACCTGCCGACCATGGAGTTCGTCATGGGGGACATCCTCATGCTCGCCATCGCCGGCGACCACCTCGACGAGCGCCACGGGGGCCGTGCGGCGCTCGTGACCCGAGCGATGATGTGGCTCCGCAACAAGTGCGCGATCCCGCACCCGCACCTGCTGACGCACCGGGCGTCCGGCCCCTGTGCCCAGTGGTCCGGTGTCCTGGGTCTGGAGTGGACGAAGGGGGCCGGCCCCGGCTACGCGCACCCCGCCGACCGCGACACGCTGCTCGACCTCGTCGAGCAGACCATCGGCGCCGAGCTGCCCGTGGGCCGCGACGAGGACGACGACTTCTTCGTCGACCACGACCGTCAGCGGATCTGGATCCGTGTCCTCCCCAATGTGCCTGCCATCGAGATCTCGGCCCGAGCCGCACACGGGACCACGTCACGCCGGCAGGCCGCGGTCGAGGTCGGCATTCTGAACCGATCCAACCCGTGGATCTGGTGGCAGGTCATCGGCCGCGACGTCTTCCAGACGGCGATCATCGAAACCTCGCCCTTCGCGCCAGAGCACCTGAAGACGACGCTGGAGCTCTTCCTCAACGCGCTGAGCGCAACCCGCGACGACCTGGCGCTGCGCGTCGGGGGAGAGGTGGCCTGATGTATCTCACCACCGCACAGAACGACCGCGCCTGCGGCGTCATCCTCGGCTCGGCCGTGGGTGACGCCCTGGGCGCCGGCTACGAGTTCGGCTGCGCGCCGATCGGCACCGATGGACCCGAGATGATCGGCGGCGGCCTCGGTGGCTTCGCGCCGGGGGAGTGGACCGATGACACCTCCATGACCTGGGCGATCGCGGAGGTCGCAGCGAAGGGGGCGGACCTCACCTCCCCGGAGGCGCTCGACGACATCGCTCGCGGCTTTCTCCGCTGGTACGACTCCCATCCGCCGGACATCGGCATGCAGACCAGCAGCGTCCTCGGCGCTGTCTCACGCATGCTCCCTGAGGAGCTTGCGCAGCAAGCGTCTCGAAGGGAGGGAACCGAAGCCTCGAAACCAGGCACCCCACTGCTCCCTGAGGAGGTCGCCCCGCGACCGTCTCGAAGGGAGAACACAGGCGCCCTCGCGGCAAGAATGACCCAAGCCGCCACCAGGCTCCACGAGCAGACCGGCCACACCGCCGGTAACGGGTCCCTCATGCGCACGAGTCCGGTCGCCCTCGCCCACCTCGGCGACCCTGCGGCGATCGTCGAGGCAGCGACGGCGATCTCCGCCCTGACCCACACCGACCCCCGCGCCGGCGAAGCCTGCGCCCTCTGGTCGCTCGCCATCAACCACGCCGTCCTCGAGGGCGAATTCGATCTCCGGGCCGGCCTCCAGCACCTCCCCGCAGAGGCCCAGGCGTTCTGGGCCGCTCGCATCGACCAAGCCGAGTCCCAGGACCCGTCGACCTTCACCCCCAACGGCTACGTCGTCAGCGCGTTGCAGGCGGCGTGGTCGGCGATCCACCACACGCCGGTCCCGAACGAGATGGCGTGCCTGCACCTGCAGCACACCCTCGACACCGCGATCCGGATCGGTAACGACACGGACACCGTCGCGGCGATCGCCGGCGGTCTGCTCGGTGCTCGGTGGGGCGCCTCGGCGGTTCCCGCGGCCTGGCGTCGGATCGTCCACGGCTACCCGGGCCGCACGGCGGAGAATCTCGTCGAGCTCGCCTTCCTCGCGACGCGCGGCGGTGAGCCCAACGGGTACGGCTGGCCCGGCTGCGAGTACATCCCGTACTGGCAGGCCCACCGGCCCGTCCTCGTGCAGCATCCCTTTGACGAAGGGGTCTGGCTCGGCAACGTCAAGGCGCTCGACGACCTGCCGCAGGAGATCACCGCCGTGGTCAGCCTCTGCCTTACTGGCTCGAAGCAGGTCCCGGCGGGCGTGCTGCAAGTGCCCTTCCGTCTCATCGACGAGCCAGCGCCGGAGTCGAATCTCAACCTCGAGCTCGTCATCACTGACGCGGCCCGGACCGTGGCCGATCTGCGAGCCGAAGGCCACCACGTCCTCATCCACTGCGTGGCCGCCGAGTCGCGAACCCCCACGGTGGGCATCGTTTACGCCATGCTCTGCGGTATGGACGTGGAGACAGCGACGGAGGGGGTCTGCTCGGCTCTGCCAGCGGCCTCGCCCAACCGGGGTTTGCGGCGGCACCTGGAGAACTGGGAGTTTGAGAATGACTGACCCCGTCAATTTGGAGGTGTGGGCTGGCAGCGAGGAGCCGCTGAAGCCGTCTCCGCTGCCCTCCGTAGCGGGTTCCTCAGCCATCTTCCAGAGCTTGGCGTGGGTGTTTCGACGCGGCGATGACCAACAACGCTGGACGGCCCGTCACCTCTTGCTCCGTGCAGGCGTCTGGCTGCCGGTCGAGACCTACCAGAAGTGGCCTGTGCTCCTGCCGTGGATGGTGCGAGACAACTCTGTCGCTCAATCCAAGACGAAGGCAGCGCACACGGGGAAGGACCTGATCAAGACGGCTTCCTCCGGAACCGGCCTGCTGCGTTCAGACAACGCGCCTATCGGAGGCCTGAAGAAGGACCTGCCGGTCATGTGGGCGGGTGGTCTGCACGAGACGTTCAAATCGAAGCCGCTCAAGGACGGTACCCATGAGTGGATGCAGTCGCACTGTTGGTCATACCTGTCTGACACGGGTCAGAGCACGGCGACGCACCCGCTGACCAACAGTTTCGTACCGAACCTCGTGTGGCTACCTCACGCGATGGGCAGGCTCACGGACGACGAACGACTGGTGTTCGCCGCTGAGCTGCGTGCGATCGCGTGGGCGCGGTACCGGCACGTCGAAGTTGACCCTGCCTTCCGCGACGTGGTCGAGCAGGCATGGAGTCTCCTCGACCCACCGCTAGCGGATGACGTCCACGACGGACAGTTGGGCCGAGCCAACGAGTTTGTCGTCCCGGCGAAGTTCTACCAGTCCAAGGTCGAGAGAGTCCGCACAATCTCCTCCTACTTGGAGAAGTTGCAGTCCGGGCACGACGTGAGTGGCGTGAACCTTGCGCCGGCGGTGTACAAACAGAGCCTGGCTTCTGTGACTCCGGAGACGCGCTCCTCCCTGCAGCAGTACCTGCGCCCGTTCTCGGTGGGGGCCGAGCGGTTCGCCCTCCCTGACGAGGTGGCGTTCCACGCGAGTGGAACGTCGCAGAAGAGCCAGGGCGTCGGAGGGACTGGTGTGAGCCCCACCAAGTACACAGTCCACTCCCCGAACGGCACGGTCACTGGTTTGGCTCGCAGCCAAGCCGCCCTACGGCTTGTGCACGAGGTGATCGCCGTGGGCGTCACCCCGGCCCAATTGCATCAGGTTCTCAAGGCGAACATCCGACACGTTCCTGGGGTCGCACACGGAGAAGCACTCTGGAAGAGCATGGCGGATGCTGGGGCACCAGCCACCATCGACAAGTGGTACGTGAATGAGCCGATCCACGACAACGGGGGCACCTGGGTCCTAAAGAAGAACTCTTGGACTCAGGAGTTGGCCGAAAAGGCATTTCCGGTCTTGGAGGAACTCTCCGACGGGCTGGTGAAGGTCACTAGCGATCCTGGTCCTGCCCAACACATCACTTGACGAGGCAGGTCTGTGTAATCGAGACACCACCAAGAAGGCCCAAGGCCTTGGCCCACAAGGCTGAACATGTCGCCTACTTTGAAGGAGCTTTCACCGATGCCCGTTGAGATGAGGATGTGGCGGATCGATGGTCAGGATCCAAAGCCGCTCACGGCGGCTGCGCTTCCCACCGAGAGCGAGCTCCAAGAGTTCCTCAAGAAGGACCCGTCCTTGCTGGGCACAGCGCTGTTGGTCATCGGGAGCGAGGTCATCACCCCCTTCGGCAAGCGTCTGGACTTGTTGGCGATCGATGTCGACGGCAACCTGCATGTTCTCGAGTTGAAGCGCGACCGCACGCCGCGCGAGGTCGTCGCACAGGTTCTCGACTACGGCTCGTGGGTTTCAACACTGTCCCGCGAAGACGTCATCGACATCGCTGAGAAATACCTGGAGCATCCGTTCGAAGCAGCATTCGCCGATGTGTTCGGCGGCACGCCCCCAGACGAACTCAATGGCGAACTCCAGCTCACTGTCGTGGCATCGGTTCTGGATGTGAGTTCGGAGCGGATCGTCAACTACCTACGCGGCTTCGGCGTCCCAATCAACGCGGTGTTCTTCAAGTACATGGAGGATGAAGGCCGCCGCTACCTAGCACGTTCATGGCTAGCAACGTCTAACGACAGGTCAGCAAGTGGCATCGCGAAGTCCACATCCAAACGCGCGACGTGGAATGGACTTGACTGGTATGTGTCGTTCGGTGGCGACAGGTCGTGGGACGACGCACGCAGGTTCGGCTTCGTCTCTGCCGGGGGTGGCAAGTTCTACACGCAGACGATCCGCGCGCTGGAACCGGGCGCGCGCGTGTGGGTCAACATCCCGCAGACGGGCTACGTAGGCGTTGGCACGGTGACCGAACCGCCCGTGCGATTCCGTGACGCGCTGGTGCCATCGACAGATGGGCCCTCGCCACTCCCGGCACAGTCCCTGTCCGGGGCCTACACGAATCGAGACGCCGAGACGGACGACGACGCGGAGTGGATCGTTCCGGTCCAGTGGATCAGCACAGTGCCGGAGGTGGATGCCTACTGGGAGAAGGGGCTATTCGCCAATCAGAACAGCGCCTGCAGACTCCGGCAGGAGTTCACGCTCGATCGGCTGGCTAGGCGCTTCGGCGTCAACGGTCACGACGAGTGAGGCTGAGCCACGCATGTTCCTCATCGATGACAAACTCCACTGGAGCGCGTCCGACCTCATCACCGCGGCGGAGTGCGAGTATGCGCTGCTGCGGAGTGTCGACGACGTTCTAGGGCGGTCGCCGAAGGTTGCCGCCGCCGAGGATCCCCTCCAGGCACACATCGCCCGGCTTGGCATCGCGCACGAGGAGCGCATCCTCACTTCTTGGCAGCAAGATCGCGATGTCGCGGTCCTCGACCACGTGCCGGCCCCTTTCTCGCGGGGTGGCATTGATTCCGCCAGATCGGTGACGCTCGCGGCCTTCCGGTCCGATACAGACGTGCTCTACCAAGCGACCTTCTGCGACGGTGAGTTCTTCGGTTACGCCGACTTCGTCGAGCGTGTCGACGACGGGTGGCGGGTGTGTGACGCCAAGATCGCGCGTTCCGCCAAGCCCAAGGCCCTCATCCAGCTCGGTGCCTACGCCGACCAGATCCAGCGCGCCGGTTTGCCGCTGTCCTCCACGGTCTCCCTGCTGCTTGGTGACGGCGTGCGGGCGGATTTCCCGGTGGCCGACGTGCTGCCGGTCTTCGAGGAGCGAAGGGAGCGACTGCGCGCCCTCATCGCGGAACACCGGGCCCGTGGAGTTGCCGTCACCTGGGGCGACGACCGCTATGTCGCGTGCAACCGCTGCCCCGAGTGCGAGCGAGCGGCCACGGACGCCAATGACCTGATCCTCGTCGCGGGGCTGCGCACGGAGCAGCGGCGCAAGTTCCGGTCGTGTGGCGTCCATGCGGTCGGCGAGCTCGCATCCGCGACAGCATCCCCCGCGGGCATGAGGCAGGCGACCTTCGACCAGCTCCGCTCCCAGGCGGCCATGCAGTGGCGGCAGATGCAGGCGGGGGGCGACGTGAGCTACGAACTCATCGACGGTGCGGCCAAGACACTCAGCCGGCTCCCGGCGCCGTCACCCGGAGACCTGTTCTTCGACTTCGAGGGCGACCCCCTCTATGACGAGGGCGACCCCACCCGGGCCGGTCTGGAGTACCTATGGGGCGTACTCGACACCGATGAGGTCTACACGGCGACCTGGGCCCACTCCGTGGCCGAGGAGCGAGAGGCCTTCGTGACCTTCATGGACGACCTCGCCGCACGCAGGTCCGCCGATCCCGATATGCACGTCTACCACTACGCCCCCTACGAGACGACGGCTCTCAAGCGTCTCGCGATGAGGTACCAGACCAAGGAGAAGGAACTCGACGACCTGCTTCGCTCCGAGGTCTTCGTGGACCTGTACGCGACGGTGCGCGGATCCGTCAGGGTCTCTCAGCCCTCCTACAGCATCAAGAAACTCGAGCCTCTCTACATGGGCGACCAGCTTCGCGAGAGCGACGTCGCCGACGGCGCCGGGTCCATCGTGGCCTATGTCGAGTACCGCGACCTGCGCGAGACCGACACCCTAGAGGCAGACCGGCGACTGGTCTCCCTCGCCGACTACAACGAGTACGACTGCCTCTCCACCCTGCGCCTACGCGACTGGCTCCTCGAGCGGGCTGCCGAGGCCGGCGTGCGCGATCAGATCGGTCCACGCGCCATCGATGAGCAGGGGGAGGAGCTCTCGGAGCACGACCCCCTCTTCGTCACCCTCATGGCTCGGTCCGGCCCGGAGCAGCGCCTGGATCGCACTGCCGAGGAACAGGCCTACGCGATGCTGGCGACATCTCTCGACTACTACCGTCGAGAGCGCAAGCAGTTCTGGTGGGAGCACTTCGAGCGTCTCAACCATCCCATCAGCGAGTGGTCAGAGAGTCGTGACGTCTTCGTCGTGGAGGCCGCCGAGGTGCTCGTGGATTGGGCAGTGCCTGAGGGGAAGGCCAAGAACCTGCGTCGCACCCTGCGTCTGGTGGGGGACTGGGCTCCTGGAAGTGCCCCGAGCGCCCAGGTGCAGGTCGTCTATCCGACACCCGCTCCGCCGAGGAGCAAGGGGCCGGAGGGCGCTCCCTTCGCCTCGGCAGCCGTGGCAGCGCTCGAGGCCGACGCCGATGACCCACGCATCGTGTTGCTCACCGAGAGCCGCCCGGCAGCGGATACCTTCGCGGATCTGCCGTGCGCACTGGTACCCGGGTTCCCTCCACAGACCAAGAGCATCGAGGAGGCCATCGCAGAGGTGGCCGAGCGTGCGGCCTCGGCCCACTCACTTCCATGCACGAGTGCCCTTGACCTGCTGGCTCGCCGTACTCCGAGGCTAGATCGCGCGGGGGCGGCGCTGCCGCACCACGAGTCGCAGATCGACAACATCGTCGACGCGCTGCGCTCGATGAGCAACTCATATGTCGCCGTGCAGGGCCCGCCCGGTACCGGCAAGACGTATTCCGGCTCGCGGGTGATCAAGCGGCTCGTCGAGGAGGACGGTTGGCGCATCGGGATCGTCGCGCAGTCGCACGCGGTCGTCGAAAACATGCTGGCCGGCGTCGTCAAGGCTGGCCTGGACCCCGCTCTCGTTGGCAAGGACAAGAAGAAGACGCAGAGCCCAAACCCGACGTGGTCCTTGGTGGACAAAGCGTCGAACTACATCGACGAGCACGCAAACACGGGATGCGTCGTCGGGGGGACAGTGTGGGACCTCACCAACGAAAAGACGGTGCCACGTGGCAGTCTCGACCTGCTCGTCGTCGACGAAGCCGGCCAGTTCTCCCTCGCACCGACCCTTGCCGCATCGGTGGCGGCCGATCGGCTCCTCCTGCTGGGCGACCCACAGCAATTGCCGCAGGTCAGTCAGGGCACTCACGCGGAGCCCGTCGACGAGTCCGCACTTGGTTGGATCATGGGGGAGCACGACACCCTGCCCCGAGACCATGGCTACTTCCTCGCGGAGACCTATCGGATGCACCCCGCGCTATGCGAGCCAGTCTCGGCCCTGTCCTACGACGGCGAGCTCCAGCCCGCGCCGGCGGCAGGGGAGCGCCGACTCGACGGGGTGGAAGCCGGCATCGGCGTCGTCTCGCTCCCGCACTCGGGTAACCGGACCCACTCGAGCGAGGAGGCCGACGCGATCGTCGCCGAGGTGCAGCGGCTGCTCGGCCGGGGGTGGACCGACCCCGATGACGCGAGTACCCCGCGGGGTCTGGTCGAAGGCGATTTCCTCGTCGTTGCGCCCTACAACGCGCAGGTCATGTGTATCCGTGAGGCGCTGGCGGGCGCGGGTCTCAGCGGAGTGCGGGTGGGGACGGTCGACAAGTTCCAAGGGCAGGAGGCCCCGGTGGTGCTCGTGTCGATGGCCGCCTCGTCCCACGGGGACGTGCCGCGGGGCATGGGCTTCCTGCTGAGTCGCAACCGGGTCAACGTCGCGGTGTCACGAGCCAAGTGGCGTGCGGTCATCGTCCGGTCGGATGCCTTCACAGCATTCATGCCGAGCAGCGTTCAGGGTTTGCTCGAGCTAGGGGCGTTCATCGGTCTGTGTCGTCCTGATGCCCGGACGACCTCGGCCTCGACCCAATAGGACGCTCCGATCACGGATATGGGTTCGACGCGAGAGACCGAGCCATCAACTGCAGCCGCAGCCGTCAGGCCCTACCGCCAGCGTTGTCCGTTGCCCCTGAGACAATTCACGGCATGAGCGAGATCGCAACCGAGCAGCGGGTGCCTACTACCGCCGAGTTTCGTCCGATTCAGTACATGGGCAACAAGTTTCGGTTCCTTGACGCGATCGACGCGGCCGTTGCTGAGGTTGCGGCGCCCGGTACAACAGCCTGCGATCTCTTCGCCGGGACGGCCGTGGTCACACGGCGATTGGCGATGAGCCGACCAGTTCTCTCAGCAGACGTGCAGGGGTACTCTGCGGTGCTCGCACAAGCACTCACGCGACCTCGTGTCTTCGCTGGACGCGAATCAAGTTCAATACTTGAGACCGCGCGGCAATGGCAAATGGAGACCGAGAGAATGACTCAAGATCTTCTCCATTTGGAAGACCTGGCCTTGGGGGACGCCCACACAAATCCGGCTACCTTGGCGGACATCCTCGAGCATGGTTCTCTAGCCGTCTCAGGTCGAGGTTCGCACCAGTTGGAGGATGCCAAGGCGTCTGCACGTACTGCGCTTGTCGAGCGCGGGGCCACCCTCACCCGCTACTACGGAGGCGTCTACTTTTCATATCGCCAAGCTGTCGCACTGGACAGCCTGCGCCACGCCATTCGTATTGCAGACGGCGATGAACGAGATGCGACAGCTATC
Above is a window of Janibacter cremeus DNA encoding:
- a CDS encoding T3SS (YopN, CesT) and YbjN peptide-binding chaperone 1; its protein translation is MTDINHEELAAGAKETNREWRAFEHRLRTFVHTMKVEGDSLVLEVGRTGGLHDLPTMEFVMGDILMLAIAGDHLDERHGGRAALVTRAMMWLRNKCAIPHPHLLTHRASGPCAQWSGVLGLEWTKGAGPGYAHPADRDTLLDLVEQTIGAELPVGRDEDDDFFVDHDRQRIWIRVLPNVPAIEISARAAHGTTSRRQAAVEVGILNRSNPWIWWQVIGRDVFQTAIIETSPFAPEHLKTTLELFLNALSATRDDLALRVGGEVA
- a CDS encoding ADP-ribosylglycohydrolase family protein produces the protein MYLTTAQNDRACGVILGSAVGDALGAGYEFGCAPIGTDGPEMIGGGLGGFAPGEWTDDTSMTWAIAEVAAKGADLTSPEALDDIARGFLRWYDSHPPDIGMQTSSVLGAVSRMLPEELAQQASRREGTEASKPGTPLLPEEVAPRPSRRENTGALAARMTQAATRLHEQTGHTAGNGSLMRTSPVALAHLGDPAAIVEAATAISALTHTDPRAGEACALWSLAINHAVLEGEFDLRAGLQHLPAEAQAFWAARIDQAESQDPSTFTPNGYVVSALQAAWSAIHHTPVPNEMACLHLQHTLDTAIRIGNDTDTVAAIAGGLLGARWGASAVPAAWRRIVHGYPGRTAENLVELAFLATRGGEPNGYGWPGCEYIPYWQAHRPVLVQHPFDEGVWLGNVKALDDLPQEITAVVSLCLTGSKQVPAGVLQVPFRLIDEPAPESNLNLELVITDAARTVADLRAEGHHVLIHCVAAESRTPTVGIVYAMLCGMDVETATEGVCSALPAASPNRGLRRHLENWEFEND
- a CDS encoding endonuclease NucS domain-containing protein; the encoded protein is MPVEMRMWRIDGQDPKPLTAAALPTESELQEFLKKDPSLLGTALLVIGSEVITPFGKRLDLLAIDVDGNLHVLELKRDRTPREVVAQVLDYGSWVSTLSREDVIDIAEKYLEHPFEAAFADVFGGTPPDELNGELQLTVVASVLDVSSERIVNYLRGFGVPINAVFFKYMEDEGRRYLARSWLATSNDRSASGIAKSTSKRATWNGLDWYVSFGGDRSWDDARRFGFVSAGGGKFYTQTIRALEPGARVWVNIPQTGYVGVGTVTEPPVRFRDALVPSTDGPSPLPAQSLSGAYTNRDAETDDDAEWIVPVQWISTVPEVDAYWEKGLFANQNSACRLRQEFTLDRLARRFGVNGHDE
- a CDS encoding TM0106 family RecB-like putative nuclease, whose amino-acid sequence is MFLIDDKLHWSASDLITAAECEYALLRSVDDVLGRSPKVAAAEDPLQAHIARLGIAHEERILTSWQQDRDVAVLDHVPAPFSRGGIDSARSVTLAAFRSDTDVLYQATFCDGEFFGYADFVERVDDGWRVCDAKIARSAKPKALIQLGAYADQIQRAGLPLSSTVSLLLGDGVRADFPVADVLPVFEERRERLRALIAEHRARGVAVTWGDDRYVACNRCPECERAATDANDLILVAGLRTEQRRKFRSCGVHAVGELASATASPAGMRQATFDQLRSQAAMQWRQMQAGGDVSYELIDGAAKTLSRLPAPSPGDLFFDFEGDPLYDEGDPTRAGLEYLWGVLDTDEVYTATWAHSVAEEREAFVTFMDDLAARRSADPDMHVYHYAPYETTALKRLAMRYQTKEKELDDLLRSEVFVDLYATVRGSVRVSQPSYSIKKLEPLYMGDQLRESDVADGAGSIVAYVEYRDLRETDTLEADRRLVSLADYNEYDCLSTLRLRDWLLERAAEAGVRDQIGPRAIDEQGEELSEHDPLFVTLMARSGPEQRLDRTAEEQAYAMLATSLDYYRRERKQFWWEHFERLNHPISEWSESRDVFVVEAAEVLVDWAVPEGKAKNLRRTLRLVGDWAPGSAPSAQVQVVYPTPAPPRSKGPEGAPFASAAVAALEADADDPRIVLLTESRPAADTFADLPCALVPGFPPQTKSIEEAIAEVAERAASAHSLPCTSALDLLARRTPRLDRAGAALPHHESQIDNIVDALRSMSNSYVAVQGPPGTGKTYSGSRVIKRLVEEDGWRIGIVAQSHAVVENMLAGVVKAGLDPALVGKDKKKTQSPNPTWSLVDKASNYIDEHANTGCVVGGTVWDLTNEKTVPRGSLDLLVVDEAGQFSLAPTLAASVAADRLLLLGDPQQLPQVSQGTHAEPVDESALGWIMGEHDTLPRDHGYFLAETYRMHPALCEPVSALSYDGELQPAPAAGERRLDGVEAGIGVVSLPHSGNRTHSSEEADAIVAEVQRLLGRGWTDPDDASTPRGLVEGDFLVVAPYNAQVMCIREALAGAGLSGVRVGTVDKFQGQEAPVVLVSMAASSHGDVPRGMGFLLSRNRVNVAVSRAKWRAVIVRSDAFTAFMPSSVQGLLELGAFIGLCRPDARTTSASTQ